gtaataatttattacctaaaatttattgtgaaaatgctgtggacataaaaattaaataataaaatatcaaactgGGACCTACCACAgctggaaataaaaaatattacgaAAATGTAGTGATGTCTTGTTATATTcctaaacttcttttttgtgtgacattttgttgtgttcctctgcttctttttttgtttattcaaaCTTAGTAagccaaaattcattgttttaggcacaatttttttcagttggctttttattttatttttaaatggacGATTAAAAGTGATTAGCCCAATttaaaactagtaacaatttaccacctaagatttgttataaaaatattgtgaacgtaatattactctaaaaataaaataataaaatatcagacTAGGACCAACCATAGCTAGAAATAAaggttgtaaaaatattgtgacttTTTGTTGCGTTTctagacttcttttttggtttattcaatttgttgaactaaaattcattgtttaatgcataatttttttaggttgatttttttaaaaacattgttttaagttttagaaaaaaataaaaaataaaaacacacacacatattgttttacacacacacaaattgacGAAGTAACACTTTCCTCCTTTATGTTCGGGGTAGTTGCATTCCCCCCAACCCTAAGATTGAATAATTtcatcatttatattttgtaaatgagcATATACCCCTATTGTTTCTCTTTCAGTTAAATCCTAACAAAATCtcataattcataaaatattccattgtgCAATGTCTAATATACTCctactaaattttaatgttccaaaaaatttctttgtgtattttgaattttatgtggTAGACTAGTAGACATGCTTAGAAAGTTAGAATGATGATATATGATATTCTAATTGTTACCTAAagaacactaatttattagGTCTAAATCTTCTAGACTTATAATTTTATCTGATAGAAACTTTGATGACATATGTCTTTTgtcattttgttctttttttaatttattttcctgcTTAAAAGggtattcattaaaaataagtaagcTAAACATCGTAGTTAGActcataaaataagataataaagaatgaaatatgaataacaaaatcttcGTTGCAAATGATTGcaagtatttaatttaatgaagatcttcaaaaaaattatagcatCTATTATCATTCattgtaaaaatttaaatattgtagaAAGATGATAACATTCATCATCATTCTTTGTAGCACTTTTTGATGAATAGATATTGCATTTAATAAATAAGTTCTAAGAAATTGTCATAGTACATAGATATTCAAATAgccattttaaatttaagaacaTAACTTCatacttcaacaaaaaaaaatttatattaattttctcattAAAGGGTCAACACGTGCCTTACACGTGCAACCCACACTAGTCTATTAAACAAGAGCCAATTCAACAGCATCTTTGCGTTGCTTGTTATAACTAATGAGCTAATGTTTGAAATGAATAGCAAAACCAGACCAAAATGTCTTAATTTATTTCCCTCTATTTGGAAAACTGAACATAAAGTCAAGATTTGCCATGGGCAAGAGAGAGGGGAAGAGCTGTACCTGTACGCACAAGTGAGAGGCcaggaaaaaaatgagaagaaataagcatttgattttaattattagtGAAATGGGTGTTTTGGTCTTTAAAAAGTGTCACCTAAGTAAAAATCATGTGCAAATCATGtgatattaatttttgtctAACTTAACAATAAAAGTAATGTAGAGGTGCAAAGTATGATAATTGTGATAGTTTAAAATGCAAAATGTGCATTCGAATAGTTTAATGTGCAAAGTATAATCTAACATATAGTTTAAggtagtaaagtgtaatttctcccAGAAATAGTTATCAACGCCCTAAAAAGCGAAGGTTCCTCTCTTACTGCCTATAGCCACTTGATCAAAGAGGTGAAGTCCTTGGCAAAAAAATTTGTGCTATTGAATTTCAACATATTAGACATCAAGGTAATTCTGTACTCATAACATTACTAGAAATGCTAGACACGTTAGCGAGTTCtcagtgtggatggaggatattCTTCCACACCTCCATGTTGTAGTTTTGGCCGATGCAGCAATTATTATTGAATAATACTACAgtcttcttctccaaaaaaaaaaaaaacaaaacaaaacaaaaacaaaaacaaaatccaacgAGTCCTAATCACATCCAACAAGTTGGAAAAAATCTTGCTCAGCACCTAGGACTCATCATGTTCTCATGCTGTAGATGGAGTTAATTTGTAGGTGGTGAAAAGTGTGAAACTTCATTGCAGGGTGTTCACCAAATATAAAAATCCCGGTCAATCTTAGGTTCCTACGAATTGGACAACTGCACAATGAAATTTATACACACGATCAGGAATCATAATATAGTAGATTAGCAGTATTAATGATGGAAGCTAACATAGCAATGTTAAAAATGGAAGCTTTCCCACTGCACACCCTTGGTGTGGTGGTCACTTTATAAGTaaaaatacttgtagagtgtggggggtaaggaccgggattcaagtctccagaagaaagacacacacacatatatacttatattagattagagtagaaattctatcttctaaaaaaaaaaaaatagaagcttTGACACTAAATAtgttataatttgggattagcAAATAcacagaataaaaaaataattcatatgagaaaataaatttagattaaaaTACACTTTAATCCCTTATAAGTTTGGGATTATTGTCATTTGGACTCTTTACAGTTTCAGAAATTTCATTAGTCTAAAATTTAATATGATTTGGCAAATTCAATATCTACAATTATGATTATTGCCAACCAAAATCAACAGTTATGAtgtttttcaaaatcaagtaatagcaattatttttgtttcttcacAAAGAAATGTTTATGTTAGAGAGAATATGTTTGATGATACAGGGAGGTGCATATCATATCAGAATCATTGCACATTAATGATGTGAATTACAACATACCACCTTCAATGTAGGAATCTTTCAGCCTAAAACAATACGTAGCAATAAACTCATATCAATAACCGAATTATCAAAAGAATATAAGGCAATTTCCACTAAATACTTAGCATATATGAGGAATATTGTAGAGGTaccttaacaatttttttttttttggtttcagctTCCATCGGTGTTTCCCTAATCAATGCATACTCTGGTTTCTGAAGAAATCTGGGATCGATatttctcttcctttatttgtgGGCCTAGCTGAGAGCAGTTTTTGATATTAAGATAAAGCAGACTGGGGGGAAATCCCTCTACTGACAATAACCGAAGCtcatcacagcagataatatccAGCATTGTAAGCGAAGTGAGGTCCTTAAGCCCTCTGACTAGGCGCCTGAGATTTGGAAGTGTGCTAAGAAGAAGAGAAGTAAGAGTGGTGGGCAATCCCTCTGCAGGCCAATACCGAAGCTCCTCACAGCAGTTGATATCGAGCTTTTCAAGTGAAGTGAGGTCTGCAAGCCCTTTTTTGAGATATTTGAGCTTTGGAAGTCCGCTAATTCGGAGAGAAGTGAGAGTGCTAGGCAACAGCCCCTCTTCCGGAAACGATTCCACATCACTGCATCCACCTTCAATCTCAAAACAAGTGAGAGAGACCATTTCGTGTAAACCCCATTCCTTTGTAGGCGTGAGATTGTTGCAATTGGTAATACACAAAGATTTTAGGCTAAGGGGCAAACTACCTTTTGAAAATTGAGAGAGCTTCGGGCAACCAGATAAATTCAAAGTTTGGAGACAACAGAGGCAGGTGTTCAACCCCCCCTCATGAAGTGATTCCAGATTTGGGCAATCCTTGATTTccattttttgaagaaatttgAGAACCGCATTCTGAATTGAAAGGAACTTGAGGTTGTTACAGTCCTTAATATAAAGAGACTGGAGCTTGGTTAATAAGCCTAGGGGTAGGGATCCAACAGAATCACAGCTACTTATTTCCAGCTGATGAAAACTGGAATTTCCTTTCAACAATTCCTCTGGTAGGGTCTTCAGTTTATCCAAGCCATGCAGCTTCATTTCTATCAAAGTTGGGGCCATTAGAATTGAAGCCTCGAGCTTCTTACATCCAGAAACCACTAATTTTGTCAAGGAACCAAGGTGCTTGGGTAAGCTCCCAATCAATGAATGACATTGTTGTATTTGAAGCTCTTGGAGGGAAGGGAAGAGTTCATCTTCATTGGCAAGCAGTTCCCAATGTTCCCACTGTGGCAAGTTCTCAAACAACAAAGTTTTCAGAGATCTGAATGGCTTGGCTCTAAAGTGGGGATTTCCATAAAATCCAGAATCCAGCCTTTTTAAATCTCCCATATTTGAGATTGAGAGCTCTTGAAGACAAGATAACTGTCCCAGTGGTGGCAAGGACGTGCATTTTTTGCACTTGGTAAGACGTAGGAATACCATGTTAGCGAAAATGGCATCACCTAACCACTCGGGAAACCTTGTACCACCATAGTTTTCAATGGTAAGCTTCATCAAATTTTCATGAGGCTGCAAATTTCTGAGCACTTCTATTTCAGTTTGTTCATCATGAGTGTTAGAGTTCCATTGGAAAACTAACTCATTAAGATGattcttttctttcaatttgGCGTTTGAAGCATCTGTTGCATCGTTGACATTCTCCAGTTTTGAGATGCAGAGTGTCTTACGAAGATGTGGAAGATTTCCCAATTTATTGATATTTGCACCACGGTCTTTGCTTACAACAAAATTAGTCAACACTCGGAGACTCTTTAATTTTCCAAATCCCTGTGGCATATTTGTTAAGTTGGTTTCCCTCACATCTAAATGAAGCAAATTAATGAGGTCTCCAATGTTTGCTGGTAACGAGGTGAGTTGATAACAACCTGACAACAACAACGTCTGCAAATTATACAAAGAACATGTCCAGCTGGGTACCTCTTTAATAAGAGTGTGAGAAAGGTCCAAGTAGCGTAAATGTACCAACTTGCCCAATTTAGGTAGCTCACTGATCGCATGATATGAAAAAGAAAGCACCCGTAAGTATTTGTTACTTTGCAACCACAAATTATGAAATATGTGACTGAAGGCAGGCCGGGTACTACCATTTGAAGAGGCTAGTAGAAGGAAGGTTCGTAGAGACTTCAGTTCCCTAAGGTGAACAAATTTCTCAGGGCCATTAAATCGGTTCGTCAAGAATGCCAAATGCCTAACCTTTTCCGAAACTCCACATGGCTTGCTATCCTCAACCTTGAGACAAAATTCTCCCGACACAAATTGAGCTAGATCGTTGACAAGGTCATGCATCTCAAACTGATTATCAGGACTCAATTGAAAAAATGACCTTGATACTAGTTCGTGAAAATACACGGTCCCAACATCCTCCATTGTGTCTTGACCTTTTGGCTGCTGCAAGAAATCTTCTGCCATCCACATGAGAATcaaattttctttgtaaaatttgaaacccttgGGAATTATTGAACAATAAGCAAAGCATCGTTTGAGATGTGGAGGAAGACGATAATAGCTTAATAATAAAGCAGGAAGTATGCTGCTTTTATCATTAGGTAGATCCCATATCTTGCTATTCAGTATTGCGTGCCATTGCTCAGCTTCCACTTCAGGATGCAGGAGGCCCCCGAGTGTTTTTGCAGCTAAAGGCAGGCCTTTGCACTTCTTTGCAATGTCCTCACCAATTCTTTTTAAGATGAGATGTTCTTCAGGGGTGCTAGTCTTAAATGCATGTTTAGCAAATAATTCCCAACAAGCTTCATCTGACAAATGTGGCAGCCTGTAAGTAAGAAGAGGCTCCATGGTTGATGCAACATTTTGATTACGAGTTGTCACAATAATTCTACTGCTGCAGTGTCCAGCCTTTAAGGGGCTTAACAAAAAATCCCAATCAATAAAATTCTCATTCCAAATATCATCTAAAACCAGTAGAAATCTCATCCCCGTCAATATCTCCTTTAGTCTAACTTGAAGAATATTCAGATCTGTCAGATTACAAATTTTTGAAGTGACAGACTCGAAAATGATTTTGGTTACTTTATAGACATCAAATTCTTCTGAAACATGAGCCCATGCTCTTAGACCAAAATGTTCCTTAACCCCTGAGTCATTATACAAAAGTTGAGCCAGGGTTGTCTTGCCAACCCCACCAATCCCAACTATTGCAATTACAGGGATTCTGTTTTCTGCTACAGTACCAGCAAGCAAAGATTTTAATAGCtcttctttatctttatctctaCCAAATACTTCAGATTCATCTACTAAAGAAGTCATAGGTAACATAATTGGTGGTTTCCGAGTGACACTTCTTTTTAGATTGAGAAGATCAATTTTTTCGGATAAAGATTCTAGTCTTTCAACTATCTTTTTTAGCCTGGACTCTAAATCTTCATTATGTGAGAGCTTGGATTTTATATCTTCATAACATGGATGATGAGCAGAGAATTGACCTGTTACCTGATCCCGGTTGACCTTAGCGTCTTCCAATTGGCAATGCAAAGCTATAGTCTGGATCTCGCACGACAGATCATCGGCATCATAGACAGCATCTTTGAGCTCGTTGACCCAGTCTTTCACCACCACATTCGTGATCTCCGACTCCTCTGCATCACTGATCACTGCGTTAACAGTCAGCAGAACCATTTTCAGCCTCTCCAGGAGTGTCTCATCGAAATCCCGGTTTTGGAAAAGATTAATGATCAGGGGAACAGCCAACCTGTCCAACAGCACTTGAACCAATGGAGAAAGGCATGCTCCTCCCACAGTCTCCAAAATCATTTTCTCAGATTTAGAAAGGAAAGAATCCACAAAAGGATGACAAAAGATCGGAATATATAATGGAATAAAATGCGTGGAAGGAAGTCTCTGCAGTCTGCAAATTGCTTCTTGCTATACcaggcttttttttcttttttcttttttgagaaatctaTACCAGGCTAGTGAGtctttctcctctctttttccGGAGTGTGACAAACTGATAGAACCCACACGGACAGAGGTCTGACTTTTCttgaccacttttttttttgatatcgGATTTAAAATGGCCCTTCtgtgcttatttatttattattatttaaaaaaaataaaaaaattggtgtAGGGGATTTAAAGTGATCTTCTGCCTTTGGCTAGCGGGTtgtagaatttttcttttttcttttttaagaaaaaagacgGTGAACTCATTAATTTAGGGAGGTTAAATTAACCTAAACAACATGATGAATGTTCggtgatatatatatactatccagataattaaattaagtaaTTGTACTTTTAGCAAGAGAATGAGTTCTATTATTCCGTTGACGAAGATAGGAAAAACTtatacaagaaaagaaagaggagagtATTATCACATCCTGAATTAATTGTCTGTGTAAAAGCTAGAGATGGTTCTTTGTTCATAAGATCATCTATAAattactaaaagttgaagcgtagtatttattattgttatgctCCAGTTAAGCCACATCAACATTAtgttatcatttattttctttttattttattttttattcttagatTTACCGGTTGACATCTATTGAacattttcttaaattaaggtGTTACTCTATCTTCAACTTTATCATTTGTCTCTCCGTTAACCCAAATTCTTCAAATGCTACCATTATATGGAATTTTAACAATCACCGATAGATTACAACCTCCTCGTATCCTTTATTCGTTGTAACTTCTTCAATTTGTTTAGCATGTGTCAACATTATGCATTATAAGTTCACCATTATAATTAATATCCACTATAAACTTAAATActccattaatttattttttttccttttcttttttcccttagATCTTTTTTAAGTAACCCAAAAGTCATGTTTTACCATAATTACTAAATCACCCCTAACAAAATCTAttctttcctaaaaaaaaaaaaaaaaaaacactctttcctttttctttttcttttttttggttttaaaaacttcatcatttaaaaattaaaatatcttttaaccgttaattttataattaattttccaaCATTTCTTCCTCCCTTTTaacttttcatctccccactactttctaccttaatatcactctttttctatcattttatcttcctttattttgactcttcttgtTCTCAtcattttactataaatttgtcattttctcttccattctatACATAGTTTTCTCACACAAAATGGTTACCTCtacctccctccctccctctttctctctttctcaatttgtttttcatttattttattgcatCTGTACTTTaggttttgattaatttttgtgttaattaaaattctacttTGGACtgttgtgatttagttttgtgttttaagttgttttAGTGAGAGATGAATCCTGTCTTTAGAAATGTCATAATGAAACAAGAACATGGGTGCAAGGAATATAATCAAATGTCATATAATATGGTGTAAGAACTAATGTATCTTCCATTGCTAAATTATGTGGCCCTTGATGGACTGGCCATAGATTTTGTGAATATTAAAGATTTGAGATTTGAGTGCTttaagggcacctctctttttggtaCTGGtgtggagtcaccacttattttttttatacaaaaaaataagaaaaaataaatacaattacatGTTCAAAATACTTCaaatttcattgattgaataaaaagtacaattttggtaaattaaccttacaaggctttggtcctagttacaatctatgcaaaagaatacaaaactttggtcctagttacaatctaccaaaattaaagACAAAACACAAGTCTACCTATCCAAAATTCTCAGTTCAGGGGGCTAGGTTACAAAATGGGAAGGGGTTAGGTACCCATTCCGCCCAAACAGAGTTTGGTCTTCTAGAATCTAATGACCACTATACCCTTTTTGTATGATGTTGAATGATAGGTTGTAACACACATGACAAACACTTgacaaaaactaatttaaataaatttgccTTATGAATAAAAACATcctctttttaaataaaaatcagatctgttgtttgtaaagttttaaaaaaaattaagattttatcaagaaaaatcaaatctattgtttcaaaatctacaattttatataaaaaagaaaagtttttagatttgtatttaatgaaaatacagaccTGTTTTGAGATTAGAAAAAAATAGatatgtatttaatgaaaatacagatcagttgtGAGATcagaaaaaaattcagatcagtATTTAATGGAAATACAAATTAGTTTTgagatcataaaaaaaatcagatatgtatttaatgaaaatacagatcagttttgagatcagaaaaaaatcagatctgtattgaatgaaaatacagatcaggtttgagtttttgtaaaaaaggCTTTGATGATCATTAGCAGATTTTGAAATCaaggaaaaagaattaaaacaaacaatcaatTAAAGAACATGTCAAAGAAAATTCCAACAAAGTATCTAAGCATGGCAATTATGTATTAAGAACAAGGcacaaaaaaacatattaacCACATTCATGCAACGAACAACGACATACTAattaatggaaaagaaaagaaaaatagaagaaataacTAAATACCTCTTTCTTGAGCGTGCTCTTcaaatgaaagaatattttagaaatcaaagaagtttattcacttctttgagttctaaaatactttacttacaaaaaagaagttcctAAAGCAAAAGCCTCCAAAACGCCTTTAACATAAAGGGAGTAGAGAAGTCAGAAAGGAAGAGCcgttaattttgatttttttttcctttatttatagAGGTCgggatgcttaaaaaataagctgaatgaGGGCATATATGAATTGGAATGcatccttatctctaaaaagtcaaaaaagatAGGTTTTATCTCAATTAGGAAGCACCCGGACGGGGTTGAGTGTTTGGGCCAATCGGCACTCCAAGAGTGCCAACAGGCCCTCTTGGGTGCCAAGCCCGCTTTTGAGTTTTGGATCGATTTGGACTcattttttaaggattttttagCCTGGAATTGCACCTAGACGTGTTTTTGATtcgtattctaaaaattaatccctttttcttgatattcaggtctttaaagtgatatttatcttatatataaatattctaaaaagacCTGATTATCCATAAGATTTTTGTTATCTGATTATCCACTTTATTCTCATGCAAGCAGGCTTATTTTTGACACTAACAACCaatcataaaattatttaattaattttaattgtttaaccattCTGTACGGCACCCAATGCCTAAGTTcatattgggccttggaccATGAATCAATGACGTGGGCCAAAGATCCAACCTTCACATCAACAAGAGCCCCGGCCCAAACCCACGAATAGCTACCAATCTAAACTGAATGTTGTTCGGAAACTTAGAAGGCGGATTGCATATGCCCTGCTCACAAGATGCTCGCGAAACCATTTCCAGGCACTATGCACATGCTCGGTCACATTGCCCGGACACATTGCCTTTTAAGTGCCCGATAGAACCTTAAGAAACTCCGCTGCTGAACACATTAACTgaagtgggaaccatttccaaagccactcgtacctaaaaatccacttaagCCCATTGACATTGGA
This genomic stretch from Quercus robur chromosome 4, dhQueRobu3.1, whole genome shotgun sequence harbors:
- the LOC126723769 gene encoding putative disease resistance RPP13-like protein 1; this encodes MILETVGGACLSPLVQVLLDRLAVPLIINLFQNRDFDETLLERLKMVLLTVNAVISDAEESEITNVVVKDWVNELKDAVYDADDLSCEIQTIALHCQLEDAKVNRDQVTGQFSAHHPCYEDIKSKLSHNEDLESRLKKIVERLESLSEKIDLLNLKRSVTRKPPIMLPMTSLVDESEVFGRDKDKEELLKSLLAGTVAENRIPVIAIVGIGGVGKTTLAQLLYNDSGVKEHFGLRAWAHVSEEFDVYKVTKIIFESVTSKICNLTDLNILQVRLKEILTGMRFLLVLDDIWNENFIDWDFLLSPLKAGHCSSRIIVTTRNQNVASTMEPLLTYRLPHLSDEACWELFAKHAFKTSTPEEHLILKRIGEDIAKKCKGLPLAAKTLGGLLHPEVEAEQWHAILNSKIWDLPNDKSSILPALLLSYYRLPPHLKRCFAYCSIIPKGFKFYKENLILMWMAEDFLQQPKGQDTMEDVGTVYFHELVSRSFFQLSPDNQFEMHDLVNDLAQFVSGEFCLKVEDSKPCGVSEKVRHLAFLTNRFNGPEKFVHLRELKSLRTFLLLASSNGSTRPAFSHIFHNLWLQSNKYLRVLSFSYHAISELPKLGKLVHLRYLDLSHTLIKEVPSWTCSLYNLQTLLLSGCYQLTSLPANIGDLINLLHLDVRETNLTNMPQGFGKLKSLRVLTNFVVSKDRGANINKLGNLPHLRKTLCISKLENVNDATDASNAKLKEKNHLNELVFQWNSNTHDEQTEIEVLRNLQPHENLMKLTIENYGGTRFPEWLGDAIFANMVFLRLTKCKKCTSLPPLGQLSCLQELSISNMGDLKRLDSGFYGNPHFRAKPFRSLKTLLFENLPQWEHWELLANEDELFPSLQELQIQQCHSLIGSLPKHLGSLTKLVVSGCKKLEASILMAPTLIEMKLHGLDKLKTLPEELLKGNSSFHQLEISSCDSVGSLPLGLLTKLQSLYIKDCNNLKFLSIQNAVLKFLQKMEIKDCPNLESLHEGGLNTCLCCLQTLNLSGCPKLSQFSKGSLPLSLKSLCITNCNNLTPTKEWGLHEMVSLTCFEIEGGCSDVESFPEEGLLPSTLTSLRISGLPKLKYLKKGLADLTSLEKLDINCCEELRYWPAEGLPTTLTSLLLSTLPNLRRLVRGLKDLTSLTMLDIICCDELRLLSVEGFPPSLLYLNIKNCSQLGPQIKEEKYRSQISSETRVCID